From Symphalangus syndactylus isolate Jambi chromosome X, NHGRI_mSymSyn1-v2.1_pri, whole genome shotgun sequence, the proteins below share one genomic window:
- the MOSPD2 gene encoding motile sperm domain-containing protein 2 isoform X3, which yields MAENHAQNKAKLISETRRRFEAEYVTDKSDKYDARDVERLQQDDNWVESYLSWRHNIVDETLKMLDESFQWRKEISVNDLNESSIPRWLLEIGVIYLHGYDKEGNKLFWIRVKYHVKDQKTILDKKKLIAFWLERYAKRENGKPVTVMFDLSETGINSIDMDFVRFIINCFKVYYPKYLSKIVIFDMPWLMNAAFKIVKTWLGPEAVSLLKFTSKNEVQDYVSVEYLPPHMGGTDPFKYSYPPLVDDDFQTPLCENGPITSEDETSSKEDIESDGKETLETISNEEQTPLLKKINPTESTSKAEENEKVDSKMKAFKKPLSVFKGPLLHISPAEELYFGSTESGEKKTLIVLTNVTKNIVAFKVRTTAPEKYRVKPSNSSCDPGASVDIVVSPHGGLTVSAQDRFLIMAAEMEQSSGTGPAELTQFWKEVPRNKVMEHRLRCHTVESSKPNTLTLKDNAFNMSDKTSEDICLQFAISSCETDCSPP from the exons ATAAGTCAGATAAATATGATGCACGTGATGTTGAAAGGCTACAACAAGATGATAACTGGGTTGAAAGTTACTTATCTTGGAGACATAATATTGTAGATGAAACACTGAAGATGCTCGATGAGAGTTTTCAGTGGAGGAAAGAAATTTCTGTCAATG ACCTTAATGAATCCTCCATTCCCAGATGGTTATTGGAAATTGGTGTTATTTATCTCCATGGTTATGACAAAGAAGGTAACAAATTGT TCTGGATCAGGGTGAAGTATCATGTAAAAGACCAGAAAACCATATTGGACAAAAAGAAGCTCATAGCATTCTGGTTGGAACGTTATGCTAAGAGGGAAAATGGGAAACCTGTAACAGTGATGTTTGACCTGTCAGAAACTGGAATAAATAGCATT GACATGGACTTTGTACGCTTCATCATCAACTGCTTTAAGGTTTATTACCCTAAATACCTCT cAAAAATAGTGATCTTTGATATGCCTTGGTTAATGAATG CTGCTTTCAAAATTGTGAAAACCTGGCTTGGTCCAGAAGCAGTGAGCTTGTTGAAGTTTACAAGCAAAAATGAAGTCCAGGACTATGTCAGTGTAGAATACCTGCCTCCCCACATGGGTGGAACT GATCCTTTCAAGTATAGCTATCCACCACTAGTAGATGATGACTTCCAGACCCCACTGTGTGAGAATGGGCCTATTACCAGTGAGGATGAAACTTCAAGTAAAGAAGACATAGAAAGTGATGGCAAAGAAACATTGGAAACAATCTCTAATGAAGAACAAACACCTCTTCTTAAAAAG attAACCCAACCGAATCTACTtccaaagcagaagaaaatgaaaaagttgaTTCAAAAATGAAAGCTTTCAAGAAACCATTGAGTGTATTTAAAGGCCCCTTACTACACATCAG CCCAGCAGAAGAACTGTACTTTGGAAGTACAGAATCCGGAGAGAAGAAAACCTTAATAGTGTTGACAAATGTAACTAAAAATATAGTGGCATTTAAG GTGAGAACAACAGCTCCAGAAAAATACAGAGTCAAGCCAAGCAATAGCAGCTGTGACCCGGGTGCATCAGTGGATATAGTTGTGTCTCCCCATGGGG GTTTAACAGTCTCTGCCCAAGACCGTTTTCTGATAATGGCTGCAGAAATGGAACAGTCATCTGGCACAGGCCCAGCAGAATTAACTCAGTTTTGGAAAGAAGTTCCCAGAAACAAAGTGATGGAACATAG GTTAAGATGCCATACTGTTGAAAGCAGTAAACCAAACACTCTTACGTTAAAAGATAATGCTTTCAACATGTCAGATAAAACCAGTGAAGATATATGTCTACAA
- the MOSPD2 gene encoding motile sperm domain-containing protein 2 isoform X2, with amino-acid sequence MAENHAQNKAKLISETRRRFEAEYVTDKSDKYDARDVERLQQDDNWVESYLSWRHNIVDETLKMLDESFQWRKEISVNDLNESSIPRWLLEIGVIYLHGYDKEGNKLFWIRVKYHVKDQKTILDKKKLIAFWLERYAKRENGKPVTVMFDLSETGINSIDMDFVRFIINCFKVYYPKYLSKIVIFDMPWLMNAAFKIVKTWLGPEAVSLLKFTSKNEVQDYVSVEYLPPHMGGTDPFKYSYPPLVDDDFQTPLCENGPITSEDETSSKEDIESDGKETLETISNEEQTPLLKKINPTESTSKAEENEKVDSKMKAFKKPLSVFKGPLLHISPAEELYFGSTESGEKKTLIVLTNVTKNIVAFKVRTTAPEKYRVKPSNSSCDPGASVDIVVSPHGGLTVSAQDRFLIMAAEMEQSSGTGPAELTQFWKEVPRNKVMEHRLRCHTVESSKPNTLTLKDNAFNMSDKTSEDICLQLKKWCPVGTTAPSSISWKK; translated from the exons ATAAGTCAGATAAATATGATGCACGTGATGTTGAAAGGCTACAACAAGATGATAACTGGGTTGAAAGTTACTTATCTTGGAGACATAATATTGTAGATGAAACACTGAAGATGCTCGATGAGAGTTTTCAGTGGAGGAAAGAAATTTCTGTCAATG ACCTTAATGAATCCTCCATTCCCAGATGGTTATTGGAAATTGGTGTTATTTATCTCCATGGTTATGACAAAGAAGGTAACAAATTGT TCTGGATCAGGGTGAAGTATCATGTAAAAGACCAGAAAACCATATTGGACAAAAAGAAGCTCATAGCATTCTGGTTGGAACGTTATGCTAAGAGGGAAAATGGGAAACCTGTAACAGTGATGTTTGACCTGTCAGAAACTGGAATAAATAGCATT GACATGGACTTTGTACGCTTCATCATCAACTGCTTTAAGGTTTATTACCCTAAATACCTCT cAAAAATAGTGATCTTTGATATGCCTTGGTTAATGAATG CTGCTTTCAAAATTGTGAAAACCTGGCTTGGTCCAGAAGCAGTGAGCTTGTTGAAGTTTACAAGCAAAAATGAAGTCCAGGACTATGTCAGTGTAGAATACCTGCCTCCCCACATGGGTGGAACT GATCCTTTCAAGTATAGCTATCCACCACTAGTAGATGATGACTTCCAGACCCCACTGTGTGAGAATGGGCCTATTACCAGTGAGGATGAAACTTCAAGTAAAGAAGACATAGAAAGTGATGGCAAAGAAACATTGGAAACAATCTCTAATGAAGAACAAACACCTCTTCTTAAAAAG attAACCCAACCGAATCTACTtccaaagcagaagaaaatgaaaaagttgaTTCAAAAATGAAAGCTTTCAAGAAACCATTGAGTGTATTTAAAGGCCCCTTACTACACATCAG CCCAGCAGAAGAACTGTACTTTGGAAGTACAGAATCCGGAGAGAAGAAAACCTTAATAGTGTTGACAAATGTAACTAAAAATATAGTGGCATTTAAG GTGAGAACAACAGCTCCAGAAAAATACAGAGTCAAGCCAAGCAATAGCAGCTGTGACCCGGGTGCATCAGTGGATATAGTTGTGTCTCCCCATGGGG GTTTAACAGTCTCTGCCCAAGACCGTTTTCTGATAATGGCTGCAGAAATGGAACAGTCATCTGGCACAGGCCCAGCAGAATTAACTCAGTTTTGGAAAGAAGTTCCCAGAAACAAAGTGATGGAACATAG GTTAAGATGCCATACTGTTGAAAGCAGTAAACCAAACACTCTTACGTTAAAAGATAATGCTTTCAACATGTCAGATAAAACCAGTGAAGATATATGTCTACAA